Proteins encoded in a region of the Triticum dicoccoides isolate Atlit2015 ecotype Zavitan chromosome 3A, WEW_v2.0, whole genome shotgun sequence genome:
- the LOC119267251 gene encoding berberine bridge enzyme-like 27: MAVSTTVLSLVLVVCFCCHVVLPSLASSSEENFLQCLSEKIPGELLFTQSSSGFMSVLTSSVQNARFATNATVRPACIVTASDVAHVQDAVRCGRWHGVRLRVRSGGHDYEGLSYRSVRAEVFAVLDLARLRAVRVRPGEKDEEASAWVDSGATLGELYYAVGMASPTLAFPGGACPTVGVGGFLSGGGIGLMMRKFGTGADNVLDARIVNADGDVLDKAAMGEDLFWAIRGGGGESFGVVVSWKLKLSVVPRTVTVVNTVRAFDETTAAVLAKWETFAVRPFLPDLTIRAVVQGNNTVFQTFFLGSCSRLVGKMDAFFPELGTREGDCREMSWVRAMAFITLSSSDVNVPLEGMLKRTNNLGTYVKNKSDYVRCAVGKAGWERIYREHLSRNGALMMIMEPHGGVVGSVIPDSFTPYPHRNGVLYNIQYVAFWWADGGAAEAANGWINGLYGFMEPLVSSNPREAFVNYRDLDIGQNTVGNDGVTTYESGKVWGEKYFMGNFHRLATVKGQVDPGDYFRNEQSIPPFRAA; this comes from the coding sequence ATGGCTGTCTCGACGACAGTGCTGTCACTGGTGCTCGTCGTGTGCTTCTGCTGCCATGTCGTCCTCCCTTCGCTAGCCTCCTCCTCCGAGGAGAACTTCCTTCAATGCCTGTCGGAGAAGATACCTGGCGAGCTCCTGTTCACGCAGAGCTCGAGCGGCTTCATGTCCGTGCTGACGTCCTCCGTCCAGAACGCCAGGTTCGCGACCAACGCCACGGTGCGGCCGGCGTGCATCGTCACGGCGTCCGACGTCGCCCACGTCCAGGACGCCGTGCGGTGCGGCCGCTGGCACGGAGTGCGCCTCCGCGTGCGCAGCGGCGGGCACGACTACGAGGGCCTGTCGTACCGGTCCGTGCGCGCCGAGGTGTTCGCGGTGCTGGACCTCGCGAGGCTGCGCGCCGTGCGCGTCCGTCCGGGGGAGAAGGACGAGGAGGCCTCCGCGTGGGTGGACTCCGGCGCGACGCTGGgcgagctctactacgccgtgggcATGGCCAGCCCCACGCTGGCGTTCCCGGGCGGCGCGTGCCCGACGGTCGGCGTCGGAGGGTTCCTGAGCGGAGGCGGCATCGGCCTGATGATGCGCAAGTTCGGCACCGGCGCGGACAACGTCCTCGACGCCAGGATCGTCAACGCCGACGGCGACGTCCTCGACAAGGCGGCCATGGGGGAGGATCTCTTCTGGGCCATCCGGGGCGGAGGCGGCGAGAGCTTCGGCGTGGTGGTGTCGTGGAAGCTGAAGCTCTCCGTCGTCCCTCGGACGGTGACGGTGGTGAACACCGTCAGGGCCTTCGACGAGACCACCGCCGCCGTGCTCGCCAAATGGGAGACGTTCGCGGTGAGGCCGTTCCTCCCGGACCTCACCATCCGCGCCGTGGTGCAGGGCAACAACACCGTCTTCCAGACCTTCTTCCTCGGCAGCTGCTCGCGGCTGGTGGGCAAGATGGACGCCTTCTTCCCGGAGCTGGGCACGAGGGAGGGCGACTGCAGGGAGATGAGCTGGGTTCGCGCCATGGCGTTCATCACCCTGAGCAGCTCCGACGTCAACGTGCCCCTGGAGGGGATGCTGAAGCGGACCAACAACCTGGGCACGTACGTGAAGAACAAGTCGGACTACGTGCGGTGCGCCGTGGGCAAGGCAGGATGGGAAAGAATCTACCGGGAGCACCTGTCGCGGAACGGCGCcctaatgatgatcatggagccgcaTGGCGGCGTGGTCGGCAGCGTCATCCCGGACTCCTTCACGCCGTACCCGCACCGCAACGGCGTGCTCTACAACATCCAATACGTGGCCTTCTGGtgggcggacggcggcgccgcggaggCGGCCAACGGGTGGATCAACGGGCTGTACGGGTTCATGGAGCCGCTGGTGAGCAGCAACCCgagggaggcctttgtcaactaccGCGACCTGGACATCGGGCAGAACACGGTGGGCAACGACGGCGTGACGACGTACGAGAGCGGGAAGGTGTGGGGTGAGAAGTACTTCATGGGGAACTTCCACCGGCTGGCGACGGTGAAGGGGCAGGTGGATCCCGGCGACTACTTCAGAAACGAGCAGAGCATCCCGCCGTTCCGAGCCGCCTAG